The sequence ATTTACGACTCCGACCAGCTCACCTAACGACATCCTGAACCGCCGGGGGAAAATATTCACAGTAAGTCCTTGCCAATTTGCTGGGAATACTCGTAAGATTATTCTAACGTCTCGACAGATGGGTAAGCATATTTTCTTGACTTGATCGCCTTTGATTGCATCGCCGCGACGACGTCCGGGAGTCCCGATTCTCGAACACCAAACGCAACCCTGGAACTCGACGAACAACGAGCCCTCAGAGCCACGAATTGCAAAACAGGAGGAGAATGGTGCTTGGCAGCTTGGTGGTGTGAAATTAGAAAGTTTGGGATTTATGGTCTGGATTCGCCTTTGCCTGGGCCATGCGCAAAAACGACACGAACATTGACCGATCGAACGTTTCGACTCGGAAACCTCAACGACTCTCGGACGTCGCAACGGCGCTGCAATCGACAGCCTGGGATTTTGCAGCGCTCTTCTGAGATTGTTGGAGAATCGGGACGCTGACATCCGGCTCAGGTCGCCTTCAGGAATACCAGGTGATTGGGCGCCATCTGCCCACGGAGTCCAACCCGACTCCCGCCCTCTACCGCATGCGCATCTTTGCGCCGAACGAGGTCGTCGCCAAGTCCCGCTTCTGGTACTTCCTTCGCGGTCTCcgcaaggtcaagaaggccaCGGGTGAGATCGTCTCCGTCAATGTGGTATGTAGACGACCCCACTCGGACGATCACGGGCACAGGCCCTCGGGAAAGATGCTCACAGCTTCTCTATCAGATCTCGGAGAAGCACCCCCTGAAGGTCAAGAACTTCGGCATCTGGATCCGCTACGACTCGCGGTCAGGCACCCACAACATGTACAAGGAGTACCGCGagacctcgagggccgctgccgtcgaggCCCTGTATGCCGACatggccgcccgccaccgtGCCCGGTTCAGGTCGATCCACGTACGAGCGCCGCATTCAcaccccgccccgcccttGAGGTTGCTAACAGCCCCTGCAGATCCTGCGCGTTGTCGAGATCGAGAAGACCGATGACATCAAGCGCCCCTACATCAAGCAACTCGTCACCAAGGACCTCTCGTTCCCTCTGCCCCACCGTGTTCCCAAGATCAGCAACGCCAAGCTGTTCAGCGCGACGCGCCCGTCTACCATTGCTTGAAGGGGTCTTTCATGGTTGTGGTTGGGGTTGGCAGGTTCTTCAGGTGTTCATTAGGAAAATGGGATATCCTGCTTTTGCTCCGTAGGACGAGCATGAAATGACTTCAATGGCCAAGCACGGGTTTGCGTTTGTGAACAAGCTTCCTCTCCTGTCGGCTCCGACTGTGTGGCTCACCCGTATCGAactgggcggcgccaacctgtggccgatgccgcccatCAGGAATAAACCAACCGGAACACCTATCATCCTTGCCCGTTTCTCTGAGCTGAGAGGCCGATCATATCCTACTACGATTCTTGTtggaaaaaagaaaatgcGATCCAGGCTCTTGAGCATTTGAGAACTAGGGTAAGCTTGCATTCTCTCACTCCAAATACGGAAGCTGCGTAAGAAGCTCGGTAGAGAGGGGCTGAGCCTTTTAATACGACGTTGATCCAGCCTCTGAAGCCATCGGGTCGacgtcctccctccctccttcctCTTATTGCCCCCTAGGTTCATCACTCCAGGCGTCACAGAGCATATCCCTCCATCCTACACCTGCCCGTGCCGCCTCTCCCGGCCACCAgacctccaccaccaccgccgccgctaccaccaccaccaccaccaccataACCACCCTTTCCCACTACCGCAAGCAACACCATGGCACTGACAACAGTGGCCATAGAATCCTCAAGCCAAGCCCGTCCAAATGCTACCCCGGCGCCGGATCCAGCCAGCttcatccgcatccgcacTACCCTCCcgcgtctcggcgccctACCGCCGATACCCGCCCACCGCATCCTCACAGGCCGCCTCGTCTTGCGCCCGGTCGCGGAGCGCGACCTGTCAGCTCTTCATGCCCTGCGCAcccaggccgaggtgatGCGCTGGACAGCCACGGGGAGGCCGGATCGGGATCTCGAGGAGACGAAGGCTTGGATGAAGAACTGGCTGCCTCCCTCTCCTGAGGAAAAGGCAGAGACGGAGCGGCTTCCTTCGTTTAACTTTGCTATCTGCCTCAGGAAAGGGGAGGATGAAGATGGTACAACGGACGACACGGTAGAaaaggaagagggaggggacgtGATTGGCATCGGCGGGTGCCATCGGTGGAAGGGCAAGTTTGGGTGGCCTGAGGTGGGGTACATGATCCGGCGGGAGGGTTGGGGCAAGGGGTTGGCGACGGAGTTTCTTGAGGGGTGGCTGAAGGCGTGGGATGGGTTGGAGAGGGAAGAGGTTGAGATTGAGGTGGATGAGCGGACGATTTCAGGCCTCGTGAAGGGGGGGAGCTggaagggggaagaggacgggGTTGGCGCGGCGAAGGTGAGAGAGCAGCTCGTGGCGATCACAGCAGGGGGGAACGACAAAAGCCAACGGGTGCTGGAGAAGTGCGGCTTTGAGTGGTTTACGACGTGGCTTGAGGATGATTTGACGCAGCCccagggggaaggggagaagaagatggtCGAGCTGCCGACGTATCGGCGGTTTCCTGAGCCAAGGTAGAGACAGAGAAATCTTTGGCATGTTGCCCGCTAGATGGGTAGAATGGGGACTGATGCTCTTGAAAGACGGGCGCTGAATGGATTGTGTAACCGTACCGAGGTTACCTAGAGATCTGCCCAAGCATCGAGCTGGTCCTTTGTGATACCTTAACTGCATTTCTGGCCGATTAGCTTCCTCGCTCTCTGTGGGCCATGATCTCACCCACCCCTTTTGACATATCAAGCGGTAGGTAGCCTTCGGTAATATAttgaaccctaacccttggCGAAAGACGGCTCTTTTGCCTGTTGTTGGCCCTGCACCATGGTTGCCTGGCAGCCTTTAAgtcccccccacccccatgATTCAAGGCAGGAGCTGTACGAGGGCCGGGAGCCTTGTGCTAATGTGGGATTCCATCTTCTGCCGAGCTGCCCTCAGGTTTCCAGTCCTCCGAGGTTCATCGTAAATGATTGCTCACCGGGGAATGACTAAGGCACAACACCTAGAGGTAAGCCAAGGTCTATCCCTTGACCTAATGTACGGTACCTACCTTTCGGCGAGATGCTTCCACCACGACGTTTGGCATCTGAGGTCTCCAATGAAGCCTGCACGCCTGCACGCCTGCACGCCTGCACGCCTGCACGCCTGCACGCCTGCAAATCAAGCCACGCCGTGGGCTGACGAAACaggcgccggctgctgcaTTCAGCACGTGTCAACCCattgcccccctccccccccatccAAGCCTTTCCAAGCCCCTCGGTAGCCCGTCATGCACACAAAAATCAAGCGGCACGGTCAGTCCATGCATCAAACAtgttggttggttggcttCCCTGCGCGGTGCCGCTCTCGTTGCCGCAAGACCAAGATCAGCGAGATTTATCCCGTCCTCCCTGCAACCTCCACACATCGAGGACCTCTCAAGCGACCCAAATCTGCCTAGTCTTCGTCAACACGGCCTGAGAACTGGGCAGCGGCCTCGGAACTCCATCGGCTAGCTGCTGGCGATCTACAACCCAAGTCATATATGCTGTGGGACCATCCCGCATCTGCAAAACACCTCTTCCCTTGGTTGTGTTACACGCCCCGACTGCTTGCCCACATCGACACACGATCATGTCCcctggccgcggccatcCTCTTTTGACATCTGCCAGGCCAGCTTGAGCCTCTGCTACAACCATGGCGACCTCATCCAAAGAAgcgagggccgaggcgaaggATGGCAAGACCTTCTACGGCTATCTGTTCACCGAGGCCAAACCGATCCCTGCTCCAACGCCTGTATTCGATGCTCTCCTTCGAGCCATCGCGCTCCATATTGTACGCCCCTTCGGttccccccttctcccccgcccccctgaGCACCGCCGCTCGCGCACGAGAAGCCATCCATGCCCGTTTGCTCACCGTTTTTCTCTAGGCTCACGACACGGGAGACAAGAGCGAGCCATACTTGACACCCGCgaagctcgccgccttctATAAGGCTGGCGGCCATGACTGGGATTGTAAGCTACCATCGCCCTTTGACGCACCACCCCTCTGCCCGCGGTACTGACGACAGCTCTCGTGTAGCCTTCTTCGTTGAAATGCCCCATCCGGGCATCTCCACCGTCTACCAAGGTCTCGGCTGCCAGCACATGTTGTTGCCGAGCGGTGATGACTTTGCGCCGCCATCCGTTCCGGCCCTCACGGTGAAGGGGTTTGTGCACTGGCAGACGGTCCAGACATTGCTGGAGCCCGAGGTCCAAGTGCCAGTGCTGCAGTTCGCCGTGGCGAACTGGGCGTTGAAGCACCCAGACACCAGCACTCCTTTCCCTGCGGACCTCCCCAAGGCGTCTTTGCCCTCCAGCACCGATACGGACACAGACCGTTGGTACAAGGAATGCGTGCACAAGGCGCGTATGAAGGCGGCCGAAGAGGAGGCAGCAGAAACATCGAAGGGGAACCCCAAGCCCGAGTTCACCGAGCGCAAAGTGAACTACAGCCACGTCAACATCAAGACGGCATCGCCAGCCTCAGACTATTTCGGCGCGCGGCCGATCAACGTTGCCTACGTCCACGTCCCGTCACCGCGCGCAACCCCGACCCGCCGGTCGCCCGAACGTGGGCGGGATCGCGATCGCGATCGCGAACGAGACCGGTTTTCCCGCCACCGAACTCCCTCATCTGAGGAgtcgtctcgccgccggcggagcttCTCCGACTACCCATCCTCGCCGCACGGCCCGCGCTCCGTTCGCGTGTCTCACGTCGTCCCGGATCGGACTCACCTGCGTCGCGGCCACAGCCAGTCGCAGCACTACAGCAGCGAGTCGGAGTCGGACACGCCACATTCGGGCACTCGGGGAAGTCCGCGGCGCACCCAGCGGTCCAACGAACCCCCTCCGATCACCATCCACCGCGTGTACACCGCCAGTTCCGAGGAAT is a genomic window of Remersonia thermophila strain ATCC 22073 chromosome 1, whole genome shotgun sequence containing:
- a CDS encoding 60S ribosomal protein eL20; this encodes MGRLQEYQVIGRHLPTESNPTPALYRMRIFAPNEVVAKSRFWYFLRGLRKVKKATGEIVSVNVISEKHPLKVKNFGIWIRYDSRSGTHNMYKEYRETSRAAAVEALYADMAARHRARFRSIHILRVVEIEKTDDIKRPYIKQLVTKDLSFPLPHRVPKISNAKLFSATRPSTIA